The following proteins are co-located in the Planococcus plakortidis genome:
- a CDS encoding ABC-F family ATP-binding cassette domain-containing protein translates to MSLLTVENLSHTFGDRTLFNDISFRLVEGEHVGLVGANGVGKSTLMNILTGKLIHDTGKVEWQPKTHYGYLDQHTQLTPGRTIRETLQDAFLPLYEKEKELNDIAMKMGEADPEQLEALLEQMAEVQDALDAGDFYTLDVKVDEIARGLGLDAIGLERSVESLSGGQRTKLLLAKLLLEKPKVLLLDEPTNYLDEEHIQWLVNYLKNYPHAFLLISHDTEFMSAVTGVIFHLEFSRLSRYTATYEKFIELAELAKKQHLDAYEKQAEMIKKTETFIAKNKARASTTGRAKSRQKQLDRMDRIEKPEIAAKPQFSFKETRSPSRYVVEAEALRIGYEKPLLPPLSFMIERGEKIALVGMNGVGKSTLLKTMLGKIEPIDGEVIRGEYLTPSYFEQEVKAPTHTPIDEIWDAYPSMDQGQVRGALARTGLKSEHIGRPMNQLSGGEQAKVRLCKLMLEESNWLIFDEPTNHLDVDAKAELKRAMQAYKGTIVLVSHEPDFYDGLATKVWNVEDWIEAGKQTQE, encoded by the coding sequence ATGAGTTTATTGACAGTAGAAAACCTGAGCCATACTTTCGGGGACCGGACTTTATTCAACGACATCTCTTTCCGCCTGGTCGAAGGTGAACACGTAGGGCTAGTCGGCGCGAACGGCGTCGGCAAGTCAACTTTGATGAACATCCTGACAGGGAAATTGATCCACGATACCGGTAAAGTCGAATGGCAGCCGAAGACCCATTACGGCTATTTAGACCAGCATACGCAATTGACGCCGGGCCGTACGATCCGCGAAACTTTGCAAGATGCTTTTTTGCCCCTTTACGAAAAGGAAAAGGAATTGAACGACATCGCCATGAAAATGGGCGAAGCCGACCCCGAACAGCTGGAAGCTCTGCTTGAGCAGATGGCCGAAGTGCAGGACGCCCTCGATGCCGGCGATTTTTATACGCTGGATGTTAAAGTCGACGAAATTGCACGCGGTCTCGGGCTCGATGCGATCGGTCTCGAACGCAGCGTCGAATCGCTTTCCGGCGGACAGAGAACCAAGCTGCTCTTGGCAAAATTATTGTTGGAAAAGCCGAAAGTGCTATTGCTCGATGAGCCGACCAACTATTTGGATGAAGAACATATCCAATGGCTCGTCAATTACCTGAAAAACTATCCGCATGCATTCCTGCTCATCTCGCATGATACGGAATTCATGAGCGCGGTCACCGGAGTCATCTTCCACCTGGAATTCTCCCGCCTGTCCCGCTATACCGCAACGTATGAGAAATTCATCGAACTTGCGGAGTTGGCCAAAAAACAGCATTTGGACGCTTACGAAAAACAAGCGGAAATGATCAAGAAGACCGAGACCTTCATCGCGAAAAACAAAGCACGCGCCTCGACGACTGGCCGTGCCAAATCACGGCAGAAGCAATTGGACCGCATGGACCGCATCGAAAAACCGGAAATCGCGGCCAAACCACAATTTTCTTTCAAGGAAACGCGCAGCCCGAGCCGCTACGTCGTCGAAGCCGAAGCTTTGCGCATCGGCTACGAAAAGCCGTTGCTCCCCCCTTTATCGTTCATGATTGAACGCGGTGAAAAAATCGCGCTCGTCGGCATGAATGGTGTCGGGAAATCGACTTTGCTCAAGACGATGCTTGGCAAGATCGAGCCGATCGATGGGGAAGTCATCCGCGGTGAATATTTGACGCCGAGCTATTTCGAGCAGGAAGTCAAAGCCCCGACGCATACACCGATTGATGAAATCTGGGATGCCTACCCGTCGATGGACCAGGGCCAAGTGCGCGGCGCCCTGGCCCGTACCGGACTTAAGAGTGAACATATCGGCCGCCCGATGAACCAATTGAGCGGCGGTGAGCAAGCGAAAGTGCGCTTGTGCAAGCTGATGCTCGAAGAAAGCAATTGGCTGATTTTCGATGAACCGACGAACCACTTGGATGTCGACGCGAAAGCCGAACTCAAGCGCGCGATGCAAGCTTATAAAGGCACCATCGTGCTCGTCAGCCACGAACCGGATTTCTATGACGGCCTGGCCACCAAAGTCTGGAACGTCGAAGACTGGATCGAAGCCGGCAAGCAAACTCAAGAATAA
- a CDS encoding NADPH-dependent FMN reductase, protein MKILLVDGTILGRKTGAVLEQVKVYLEQANPEMELSILSMSEYEHQFVDGRPNAEYNDSMREMVRRFEEADGYIIASPIFQGSIPGVLKNAFDMLHPRTMRYKPVSIVANGGTYQHHLVIENQLKPILDYFRCLVTPNYVYTHTSHFDDTNAIINEDVHDRLRELARVFVQYAEMSTHLSKDTLDIDDH, encoded by the coding sequence ATGAAGATTTTATTAGTGGATGGAACAATACTTGGGCGCAAGACCGGCGCTGTATTGGAACAGGTCAAAGTCTATCTGGAGCAAGCGAATCCAGAAATGGAATTGAGCATTTTAAGCATGAGTGAATACGAGCATCAGTTCGTGGATGGCCGCCCGAATGCGGAATACAATGACAGCATGCGGGAAATGGTGCGCCGTTTTGAAGAGGCGGATGGCTATATCATCGCCTCTCCGATTTTCCAAGGGTCGATTCCTGGCGTCTTGAAAAATGCATTCGACATGTTGCATCCGCGGACGATGCGCTACAAACCGGTGTCGATCGTCGCAAACGGCGGCACGTACCAGCATCACTTGGTCATCGAAAATCAGCTGAAGCCGATTCTTGATTATTTCCGCTGCCTCGTGACGCCGAATTACGTCTATACGCATACGAGCCATTTCGATGATACGAACGCCATCATCAATGAGGATGTCCATGACCGCCTGCGCGAACTAGCTCGCGTATTCGTACAATATGCTGAGATGAGCACCCACCTGTCAAAAGATACACTCGATATCGACGACCATTGA
- a CDS encoding cation:proton antiporter has protein sequence MLIIFLGVLSQWIAWRLRLPAIVLMSIAGLLIGPIFAVISPEESFGDLFRPLVSLAVAIILFEGSLNLNFKEIRGFSKPVWRIVTFGALLAWMGGTLAAHYVAGLSWAVSFVIGGLFIVTGPTVIMPLLRQAKLKSRPAALLKWEGIIVDPFGALLALFAFQFVLFAEGDVTAAAFGLFFLASIFATVIGAGAGFGMGWMFERGQIPEFLKSPMVFGVVLLTFVISDIVMHETGLLAVTAMGMVMANMNITSINDMRHFKETMSILLISSVFLMLTASLSMEVLFEIFNWSIISFVLVMLFIVRPLSIWLSTIGTELSWQEKALVGWIAPRGIVALTVSGYFASVLLDAGFDDAELLTALTFALVFSTVVAHGFSITWVGRKLGLASAEDPGIIIIGASRFTTAMAKALYDMEKNVLLVDDSWGRLQKARQIGIKTYVGNILSEHTEYEVDLTPYEKMIVASETDSFNALVVNNFVPEMGRINLYQTALHEGDPADFHSSLSGRILFTEDWNIHVLDEKEEQGYAIRSTKLTERFTFEEFNKKWSANTIPLFIETAQGNIEFFTSDKVLEPKQGDTIISFTGPERDSDRIQERLETKRIKKDSQTKE, from the coding sequence ATGTTAATTATTTTCCTCGGCGTTCTGTCGCAGTGGATCGCCTGGCGTCTCCGCCTTCCTGCGATTGTGTTGATGTCGATTGCCGGGTTGTTGATCGGCCCGATATTTGCTGTGATTTCCCCTGAAGAAAGCTTTGGGGATTTGTTCCGGCCGCTTGTGTCGCTTGCAGTTGCCATCATCTTGTTTGAAGGCAGCTTGAATTTAAACTTCAAGGAAATCCGCGGCTTCAGTAAGCCGGTGTGGCGCATCGTGACATTCGGTGCTTTGCTTGCCTGGATGGGCGGGACCTTGGCTGCGCATTATGTGGCCGGCCTGTCATGGGCAGTGTCATTCGTCATCGGGGGCTTGTTCATCGTGACCGGGCCGACCGTCATCATGCCGCTGCTCCGGCAAGCCAAACTGAAATCCCGGCCGGCCGCGTTATTGAAATGGGAAGGCATCATTGTCGATCCCTTCGGCGCATTATTGGCCCTGTTTGCGTTCCAATTCGTGTTATTTGCGGAAGGGGATGTAACGGCCGCTGCATTCGGCCTGTTCTTCCTGGCTTCGATTTTTGCCACAGTGATCGGGGCAGGGGCAGGGTTTGGGATGGGCTGGATGTTCGAACGAGGCCAAATTCCCGAATTCCTGAAATCGCCGATGGTGTTCGGCGTCGTGCTATTGACATTTGTCATCTCGGATATCGTGATGCATGAAACCGGATTGCTCGCCGTCACGGCGATGGGGATGGTCATGGCCAATATGAACATCACCTCGATCAATGATATGCGGCATTTCAAAGAGACGATGTCGATCCTGTTGATTTCGAGCGTGTTCTTGATGCTCACGGCTTCTCTCAGCATGGAAGTGCTGTTTGAAATCTTCAATTGGTCGATCATTTCCTTTGTATTGGTCATGCTGTTTATCGTCCGGCCGCTGTCCATCTGGCTGTCGACGATCGGCACCGAGTTGAGCTGGCAGGAAAAAGCCCTGGTCGGGTGGATTGCCCCGCGCGGCATTGTCGCCTTGACCGTTTCCGGTTATTTCGCCAGCGTCTTATTGGATGCCGGGTTTGACGATGCGGAACTTTTGACCGCGCTGACCTTTGCGCTCGTATTCTCCACAGTGGTTGCGCATGGATTTTCCATTACCTGGGTGGGGCGCAAATTGGGCTTGGCTTCAGCGGAAGACCCTGGAATCATCATCATCGGGGCCAGCAGGTTCACGACTGCGATGGCGAAAGCCTTGTACGATATGGAGAAGAATGTGCTGCTGGTCGATGATTCCTGGGGGCGCCTGCAAAAAGCGCGCCAGATCGGCATCAAGACCTATGTCGGGAATATCCTTTCCGAGCATACGGAATATGAAGTGGATTTGACGCCTTATGAAAAAATGATCGTGGCATCGGAAACGGATTCCTTCAACGCGCTGGTCGTCAATAACTTCGTCCCTGAAATGGGGCGGATCAATTTGTACCAGACGGCACTGCATGAAGGCGATCCGGCCGATTTCCATTCTTCATTGAGCGGCAGGATCCTCTTTACCGAAGACTGGAACATTCACGTGCTCGATGAAAAAGAGGAACAAGGCTACGCTATCCGCTCCACGAAATTGACGGAACGCTTCACTTTCGAGGAATTCAATAAGAAGTGGTCTGCCAACACGATTCCATTATTCATTGAAACGGCGCAAGGCAATATTGAGTTCTTCACTTCCGACAAAGTCCTGGAACCGAAACAAGGTGATACCATCATCAGCTTCACGGGGCCGGAGCGCGATTCAGACCGGATACAGGAGCGCCTGGAAACGAAACGCATCAAAAAGGATTCTCAGACTAAAGAATGA
- a CDS encoding SE1832 family protein yields the protein MNRQEIEYAIAELKSDYVRQQGDIEKLETTGHHKMVDKAEERLEKMEQRLAELNKKLAEL from the coding sequence TTGAACAGACAGGAAATCGAATACGCCATCGCCGAACTGAAGAGCGATTACGTACGCCAACAGGGCGATATTGAGAAATTGGAAACGACCGGCCACCACAAAATGGTCGATAAAGCCGAAGAGCGGCTTGAAAAAATGGAACAGCGTCTTGCGGAATTAAACAAAAAACTCGCGGAACTTTAA